ATagtattttaaaaaaaattctgtgTGTGCCTCTGCTGCTTTTGTTCTTACTACAGACACTTCGTGTGCCAAACATTCTTCTAAGAGATTTTGCCAGTCATCTGGAAAAGTTACATTTACTTGCTTTTGTTTTAACtttactttttttatattttaaattttcgcAGTATGAATTATACTAGGTTGTGTATTAAGGCCATTCGCATTGATGACTttcactttttcattattgaaagcaaaaatatgtgaaagagATAACAAAAATTTATGATACTTATGACGATAATGCTATCAACGAACGTACTATTCGAAAGTGGATTTAAAAATAAAGATCTTGAACTTGGATAATCAAAAACGAAGTAGCAGGGCATCGACGATTAACGTAGATGAAATTGCGAATTTTATCTAATATTTTTAACACTATTTTTATCAAAGATATCAAttatatcttttaaaattttaatttgaaattattttccacgtttaattatttttcttcaATTGGGGAATCAATATCCTTCGAAAATTGACTTCTATTTAGTACCTAATAACGTCGTATTCAATTTTAGATtgcatataattaatataaacacGTTTATTGCGTGTTTGTAAGTGTACAATTTTGCATAGTACAATTAGGGAAATTTTTTCAATCGGTTGTAAACTAACACACggcgaaaattattgtaatttgacAGGGACGTTTTGCTCTATGCAGCATACTTCCCTCTGATTTTTATGTATTTCATTCGTTACAAAATTCTTTccaagaaaaattatttaaaaacacggaagaattttttaataaaaaacagaaaaaaaatgaaGAGTTCTACATTAAAGAAATATTCAAATTACCCGTAAAATGGTTAAAGGTCATACCGCAAACTAACGAAtatatcattaattaattgaGTTCTATAAAAAAATTGGCAGTATTTTCCTACGGAAAATCGTGGATGGACTTAGTACACAACATTTCTTGTATTTCCCATTGTTTCGTAATTATTTCAAGCATAAATTCATTAATATCCTGTACAGTGAATGTACGAATAATATTAACTTACATATAATTTCTATGGAAACTGGAAAATGAACAATGGagcatttttttattaatactgCGCAAGCTTGCTTCATTAATTCTCCTCCTAGACCTTTGAACTGCCCCCTTTTCCGAAAAGTATTCACTATATTTCCTATTCTTTCCATGGCCGTTGGTTGGagtatattttcaattttttcgttATAACTGTTGTGTAATGCTTCTAAAATTTCTGCAATTGCTACTACCGCGCCATGTCTAATGTTCAAATCCATAGAATTCAACATATCTAATAACTGTGGTAAAACTGTGTCCTTAATATAATTTGGAGCAGCCGATGTTAGATTAAAGAGCGTTTTAGCCGAAAGTTCTCTGATTGCTGTATCCCAATGCGTAACTTTTCGTGCAACCACATGGTCAATAAGAGGTTTCCTATACTCGTCATACTGAGCAATTTGTGCGCTGATTTTTAAGTACGAATGATTTCTAACGCCAACTTCAAAATAATCGGCAATAGTTAATATCTCTATTCCGTGTGGAAAATTTCCTTGCCTACCGACGTTTTCTTGAAACGCCGCCGAAGCAGCTCTTCTACAATTAATCTCTCTATCAAAGCAAGCAACAACCAACAACATAGCTGCAATTTCTTTTACATACGGTTGAAAAATATCGGGATCGTACGCTCTTGGAAATGACCAACAAATATAACACGCAGCATCTCTAATTAAATAACCAATCGATCCGTACGCTCTTGGTTCATCAAATACTAAAGCCTGAAGAACTACTGGTATTACGTCGGGTAAACGATGAGGCAACAAGAGCCCACGTCTACCTAATTCTGCTAACGCCAAACAACCACCATGCCAAGCAGAATCTGATTCCCGACCAGAAAAAAGATTCAGCACAAATCCTACTACATCATCTGCTAGTTCCATTGGTAGTCTTGCTGTTATTCTTCCGAACCCTTTCGCGGCAGACCATCGTATTGTAATTGCTTTATCTCTAAGACCTTGTATAAGTTGCTCAATAATATCCTCTATCGCTAATGGAATATCCTGATCATCATTATTAGTTGAAACCTCTTTAGACTTTTCCAAATTTTTCACAGCATTAATATGCTTATCGTTAAGCAATAAACATATAGATCTATTCATTCTTTGATATCTCCACGATGCCAGTTTCGTTCCTAATAACACTAATCCAATtctttgtacaatttttatccCAAATTTCCTGATAAGATCAGCAGGATTATTATTTAAACGAAACTGTAAAACTTTATCCAAAATCACTTGAGTGTGTGGTTTAACGTCTTCCCTTGCAGTATGTTTTAATATTGCAGCTATAACCGCTAGAGGACCATGCCTCAAAGGATCGTTTTCCACACATTTTAAACACCACATTATCATTTctttcaaatataattttttaacgtccGATCTTGTTAAGAAATTGGCAATTAAAAATACTGCAGCTACGGCGCAAGCATCTTTtgataaacaaaataatttgcatatttttaaaattctgactattattgactgttcagAATTAACATCTGTGATTTCTAAACGCGAAAGTGGAAATGGTATTTTCGATATTATAGAAAGCCAAATTAAAAGTACATATCTAGTCTCCCATGTCTCCACGTCATTCGGATCTTGTTTTTCCAACATTCGCAAAACAGGAAGGAGATCTGCTACCTACATCAAATTACAAATATGTACTTGAAAATTGAAATGTTCGATAgaatatgaaaatatttaatgcaCTCATATACCTCATGTGGTAAATACGTAACGATGTTCTTGTACGTTTTGACAGACATAACGATAAAAATGTATT
The window above is part of the Colletes latitarsis isolate SP2378_abdomen chromosome 2, iyColLati1, whole genome shotgun sequence genome. Proteins encoded here:
- the Tbcd gene encoding tubulin folding cofactor D, producing the protein MVLNDYPDPEVIGCGFSAFKEIDEVTSLIAELKKVDLSSSLIEKNRDRFNFILSQYQDQRQLLDPYLDDILQPLICIIKDENSTESMQHNAFKYIFIVMSVKTYKNIVTYLPHEVADLLPVLRMLEKQDPNDVETWETRYVLLIWLSIISKIPFPLSRLEITDVNSEQSIIVRILKICKLFCLSKDACAVAAVFLIANFLTRSDVKKLYLKEMIMWCLKCVENDPLRHGPLAVIAAILKHTAREDVKPHTQVILDKVLQFRLNNNPADLIRKFGIKIVQRIGLVLLGTKLASWRYQRMNRSICLLLNDKHINAVKNLEKSKEVSTNNDDQDIPLAIEDIIEQLIQGLRDKAITIRWSAAKGFGRITARLPMELADDVVGFVLNLFSGRESDSAWHGGCLALAELGRRGLLLPHRLPDVIPVVLQALVFDEPRAYGSIGYLIRDAACYICWSFPRAYDPDIFQPYVKEIAAMLLVVACFDREINCRRAASAAFQENVGRQGNFPHGIEILTIADYFEVGVRNHSYLKISAQIAQYDEYRKPLIDHVVARKVTHWDTAIRELSAKTLFNLTSAAPNYIKDTVLPQLLDMLNSMDLNIRHGAVVAIAEILEALHNSYNEKIENILQPTAMERIGNIVNTFRKRGQFKGLGGELMKQACAVLIKKCSIVHFPVSIEIIYDWQNLLEECLAHEVSVVRTKAAEAHTEFFLKYYANIDGDYHKIVINRYLDNLQSSNQLVRIGFAQAIGYFPLFIICERVTDVIKALIKCTEISENTLKWAESRKEAIHALIMVCQTLGVKEADKWEVFVHDLYNCYLLSLKEYTVDSRGDIGAWVREAAMTGLHMLTNLVFQAKLTTVLNEELMTNIIGGIAQQAVERIDGIRAQAGTVFSTLIHNDPPLPNIPYLAELKSIFPYDECKENIEWRMESITFPRFIKMLSYPPYTMNLLRGIIFSVGGLSESLVKHSSVSLFSYLQKIDEQGLTNLCYKILNIFEESHKNERMITSMLAFLDRLLSSGCIQIVLDDSKNGISEKILMLLKQEIKNTSNTKLLIISINVFCQLLQVRGPVAKRAFCQLSIFLCHKYKCIRKVAATKTYEALTLYGEEIDLPEQDLVKILTELNVTDWERSVSELRPIRNHLCDLMGVPTPILQNMTVN